TACGCCTAAGATTCTTAGTTCTATCAAGTAAGAATTTGAAATTGAATAAGTTATATACGCTACTAACCCTGCAAACATCGCTCCTACGTTATCGAAATTAGGTAATAATACTAACATAGTTTCTCTTAATCTTAATGGCATAGTTTCAGAAGCATAAGATAATGCAGTTGGAACTTCTCCTTCTATCCCTAAATCTGCTAAAATTATTCCAGCTAAAATTATTATGATGAAAGGAAGAGATGAAGAGGATAATAATGAGGGATAAGCTAAAGAGATACTAGATGCGATAAATATTATTAATGCTCCAGTACCATAAAGTCCCATCGTTATGAAAAATGTCCCTTTTCTACCTAGTTTCCTATCAGAAATAAATGAAATACCTAAGTCTCCTATTAGCTGAGCTATTATCGGTGCGATTAGAAACCAGACTATATTTACAGAAGGATAAAATAATGGTGCTATACTAGCTATAACTCCCCACATAAAAAATCCTATTAATAATGACGAGAATAAGCTCCAATGCCCTTTAGACCACTTAGAGAAATCTATGTTAGTTAAAATCGTGTTATCTTTCATCAATTAGTAGTAAGGAATAACTAGATTATAAACTTACTTATAGGATTTAAATTATCCTATAAAAAATAAAGATAAAAAAGTTTAACTAATTTTTAAAAGTATTCTTCCATCTCTTTCCTTATCAAAAAGTGAATTCAACGCTTTTTGCCCTTCTTCTAATGAGAAAGTCTTCCATATTTTTACTTTACAGTTATTTTTGCATAGATCAATTAATTCTATTAAATCTTTTCTGCTACCTCCAGTAGTACCTATAAGTTTTGCATGCATTCCGTAAATTTGACCTAAATTTAATTTAACATCTGATCCCGTTATCCCTCCAAAGAAGACTATTTTTCCATCCATTCCTAAGGTTTGGAGACTTAAATCCCAAACTGAAGATCCAACTGAATTTATTACTACATCTGATTTTTTGCCATTAGTTATCCTTTCTATTTCTTCTTTTGCTTTATCATAAGGAACAACGTAATCTGCACCATATTCCTTTACCCATTGTTTATTGCTTACAGCTATTACAGTAGCTCCCATTTTCTTTGCTAATTGTGTAGCGAACTGCCCAGTATTTCCAGATGCCCCAAATACAGTAACTACGTCAGTAGCACTGATTCCTGACTCTTTAATTGCATGGTAGGCAGTTAAGCCTGCAACAGGTAAGCTTGTTGCTAACTCATCTCCTATTTCATCTGGTATCTTAAAAGCATTTTTACTTGGAACTACAAAATACTC
This genomic window from Acidianus manzaensis contains:
- a CDS encoding alcohol dehydrogenase catalytic domain-containing protein codes for the protein MKALLFEKNGIENLKVSDIQEPTVDEHSVKIKVKMAGVNPIDYFVVNYLQVNPIPHIPGAEIYGEVEKVGSHVKDVKEGDRVVVFNRVFDGSCDMCLSSKEMLCRNGGIMSVITNGGYSEYFVVPSKNAFKIPDEIGDELATSLPVAGLTAYHAIKESGISATDVVTVFGASGNTGQFATQLAKKMGATVIAVSNKQWVKEYGADYVVPYDKAKEEIERITNGKKSDVVINSVGSSVWDLSLQTLGMDGKIVFFGGITGSDVKLNLGQIYGMHAKLIGTTGGSRKDLIELIDLCKNNCKVKIWKTFSLEEGQKALNSLFDKERDGRILLKIS